AAGAACTTAAGAAATAAAGTAAATGTACTAACATGACTAAAACATAGCCCCAACTAATTGATCGAGAACTTAGAATTTCAAATTTATCCATATCACACGATTTCTCAAACTATTCACAAATCAACCAAGGACCCCTGACCCTTAACCTGTCAACAAACAAACGCATTTGCAAATATTTCTAGGGAAAAAGTTTATATAAACAACATTTAAGGGGCTACAGAGATTTTGGTAACCTTTATAATAGGCTCAAAATTACTAGTTTGTAGGTGATACAATTTTGCATATGTTGGTTCACTAAGTATAGGTTCTGGCTAATTTGCGCACAACTGGAATACTGCTAGGTAAACAAAACCACGTATGTAGTTTTTGTCACTAAAACAAAGAATCAAAAGGCATTTAAGAAAGGAAACGTAATGCAAGGACAATCATACAAAAAGAACAAAAGGTGCAGGCAACTAATCTTTTCGTACATACTATGATGTTAGTGCTGTTGAAAGATAAATGTATTACCTTCAGCATCTCTAATTCTACATTCCCGCAAAAAGATAGGGTGTCCACTTGAGGAGAAAACCGAAGCAAACTATCAACAATGCCCACCACATCTGGATGTTTCACATGACTCTCAATTTGTATGTGCAAATGCTTAGTGCCATAAAGTGGAGGAAGCAAGGTATCTCTCACGTCTTTGGGTATAACTATCGCTTGCACAAAGAAAAAAGGAATTATGAGAAATGCAGAAGTAGTTATTCGGGCAGAGCAAGTAGAGAATGTGTTGCAGATACCTTGTAATCATCACAGCATAGGCAAATAGCCTTGGAATGATTAAAGTTACGGAGAGACTTCGTGAGCTCAGAGTACCAGTTAGTGTCAGGGGTTTCTGGAATCAATTTGAGCTTAACTTCCAGCAGAGGTGAAGCTTTCAGATGGAATGCGGGTAAGGGATTAACAATATCATTTCCATAACGAACGTCAGATGAGAAACCTAAAAAGTTAGGTGTGTCCAGATCAACCTCAATCAGATTGTTGCACGAGACTAATATAAGATACTTGAGTCGGTTACTTGAGATCTTCACGGTCCTCAACGATGAACAAAGATACAAGTCAAAGATTTCAAGGTTGAGTAGATTTGGTAAAAGGTTCTCTAACCATTGGTCAGTCACAACCAAACTGCTGAGTTTCAAACGTTTGAGGGCTACACAAGCATTTATGTTGATTAATAAATTCAGGTCCCAACTATCGGATCTAATGTATAGGCCTTTCAGATTAGGTGCTGCAATATCAACCATCTGGAATTCAGGAGGGGAAGATTCCAAATATACTAACCTTAGTTTAGGTAAAGTACCTGCATCTTGTAAACNNNNNNNNNNNNNNNNNNNNNNNNNNNNNNNNNNNNNNNNNNNNNNNNNNNNNNNNNNNNNNNNNNNNNNNNNNNNNNNNNNNNNNNNNNNNNNNNNNNNNNNNNNNNNNNNNNNNNNNNNNNNNNNNNNNNNNNNNNNNNNNNNNNNNNNNNNNNNNNNNNNNNNNNNNNNNNNNNNNNNNNNNNNNNNNNNNNNNNNNNNNNNNNNNNNNNNNNNNNNNNNNNNNNNNNNNNNNNNNNNNNNNNNNNNNNNNNNNNNNNNNNNNNNNNNNNNNNNNNNNNNNNNNNNNNNNNNNNNNNNNNNNNNNNNNNNNNNNNNNNNNNNNNNNNNNNNNNNNNNNNNNNNNNNNNNNNNNNNNNNNNNNNNNNNNNNNNNNNNNNNNNNNNNNNNNNNNNNNNNNNNNNNNNNNNNNNNNNNNNNNNNNNNNNNNNNNNNNNNNNNNNNNNNNNNNNNNNNNNNNNNNNNNNNNNNNNNNNNNNNNNNNNNNNNNNNNNNNNNNNNNNNNNNNNNNNNNNNNNNNNNNNNNNNNNNNNNNNNNNNNNNNNNNNNNNNNNNNNNNNNNNNNNNNNNNNNNNNNNNNNNNNNNNNNNNNNNNNNNNNNNNNNNNNNNNNNNNNNNNNNNNNNNNNNNNNNNNNNNNNNNNNNNNNNNNNNNNNNNNNNNNNNNNNNNNNNNNNNNNNNNNNNNNNNNNNNNNNNNNNNNNNNNNNNNNNNNNNNNNNNNNNNNNNNNNNNNNNNNNNNNNNNNNNNNNNNNNNNNNNNNNNNNNNNNNNNNNNNNNNNNNNNNNNNNNNNNNNNNNNNNNNNNNNNNNNNNNNNNNNNNNNNNNNNNNNNNNNNNNNNNNNNNNNNNNNNNNNNNNNNNNNNNNNNNNNNNNNNNNNNNNNNNNNNNNNNNNNNNNNNNNNNNNNNNNNNNNNNNNNNNNNNNNNNNNNNNNNNNNNNNNNNNNNNNNNNNNNNNNNNNNNNNNNNNNNNNNNNNNNNNNNNNNNNNNNNNNNNNNNNNNNNNNNNNNNNNNNNNNNNNNNNNNNNNNNNNNNNNNNNNNNNNNNNNNNNNNNNNNNNNNNNNNNNNNNNNNNNNNNNNNNNNNNNNNNNNNNNNNNNNNNNNNNNNNNNNNNNNNNNNNNNNNNNNNNNNNNNNNNNNNNNNNNNNNNNNNNNNNNNNNNNNNNNNNNNNNNNNNNNNNNNNNNNNNNNNNNNNNNNNNNNNNNNNNNNNNNNNNNNNNNNNNNNNNNNNNNNNNNNNNNNNNNNNNNNNNNNNNNNNNNNNNNNNNNNNNNNNNNNNNNNNNNNNNNNNNNNNNNNNNNNNNNNNNNNNNNNNNNNNNNNNNNNNNNNNNNNNNNNNNNNNNNNNNNNNNNNNNNNNNNNNNNNNNNNNNNNNNNNNNNNNNNNNNNNNNNNNNNNNNNNNNNNNNNNNNNNNNNNNNNNNNNNNNNNNNNNNNNNNNNNNNNNNNNNNNNNNNNNNNNNNNNNNNNNNNNNNNNNNNNNNNNNNNNNNNNNNNNNNNNNNNNNNNNNNNNNNNNNNNNNNNNNNNNNNNNNNNNNNNNNNNNNNNNNNNNNNNNNNNNNNNNNNNNNNNNNNNNNNNNNNNNNNNNNNNNNNNNNNNNNNNNNNNNNNNNNNNNNNNNNNNNNNNNNNNNNNNNNNNNNNNNNNNNNNNNNNNNNNNNNNNNNNNNNNNNNNNNNNNNNNNNNNNNNNNNNNNNNNNNNNNNNNNNNNNNNNNNNNNNNNNNNNNNNNNNNNNNNNNNNNNNNNNNNNNNNNNNNNNNNNNNNNNNNNNNNNNNNNNNNNNNNNNNNNNNNNNNNNNNNNNNNNNNNNNNNNNNNNNNNNNNNNNNNNNNNNNNNNNNNNNNNNNNNNNNNNNNNNNNNNNNNNNNNNNNNNNNNNNNNNNNNNNNNNNNNNNNNNNNNNNNNNNNNNNNNNNNNNNNNNNNNNNNNNNNNNNNNNNNNNNNNNNNNNNNNNNNNNNNNNNNNNNNNNNNNNNNNNNNNNNNNNNNNNNNNNNNNNNNNNNNNNNNNNNNNNNNNNNNNNNNNNNNNNNNNNNNNNNNNNNNNNNNNNNNNNNNNNNNNNNNNNNNNNNNNNNNNNNNNNNNNNNNNNNNNNNNNNNNNNNNNNNNNNNNNNNNNNNNNNNNNNNNNNNNNNNNNNNNNNNNNNNNNNNNNNNNNNNNNNNNNNNNNNNNNNNNNNNNNNNNNNNNNNNNNNNNNNNNNNNNNNNNNNNNNNNNNNNNNNNNNNNNNNNNNNNNNNNNNNNNNNNNNNNNNNNNNNNNNNNNNNNNNNNNNNNNNNNNNNNNNNNNNNNNNNNNNNNNNNNNNNNNNNNNNNNNNNNNNNNNNNNNNNNNNNNNNNNNNNNNNNNNNNNNNNNNNNNNNNNNNNNNNNNNNNNNNNNNNNNNNNNNNNNNNNNNNNNNNNNNNNNNNNNNNNNNNNNNNNNNNNNNNNNNNNNNNNNNNNNNNNNNNNNNNNNNNNNNNNNNNNNNNNNNNNNNNNNNNNNNNNNNNNNNNNNNNNNNNNNNNNNNNNNNNNNNNNNNNNNNNNNNNNNNNNNNNNNNNNNNNNNNNNNNNNNNNNNNNNNNNNNNNNNNNNNNNNNNNNNNNNNNNNNNNNNNNNNNNNNNNNNNNNNNNNNNNNNNNNNNNNNNNNNNNNNNNNNNNNNNNNNNNNNNNNNNNNNNNNNNNNNNNNNNNNNNNNNNNNNNNNNNNNNNNNNNNNNNNNNNNNNNNNNNNNNNNNNNNNNNNNNNNNNNNNNNNNNNNNNNNNNNNNNNNNNNNNNNNNNNNNNNNNNNNNNNNNNNNNNNNNNNNNNNNNNNNNNNNNNNNNNNNNNNNNNNNNNNNNNNNNNNNNNNNNNNNNNNNNNNNNNNNNNNNNNNNNNNNNNNNNNNNNNNNNNNNNNNNNNNNNNNNNNNNNNNNNNNNNNNNNNNNNNNNNNNNNNNNNNNNNNNNNNNNNNNNNNNNNNNNNNNNNNNNNNNNNNNNNNNNNNNNNNNNNNNNNNNNNNNNNNNNNNNNNNaaaatacatatgcaatgttaagATTATGCATTTCAAAAAGATACACCTTTATCATACCTATTATGTTTTCAATAATTATGATTATAAATGAggatttgaattaaagataaacttgagTTTATTATGcagttattcattttattgtgagagtttagttacaaaatacatatgcagtgttgatATTTTTGCTAAAACTACATATGAATTATTTATcctaaaatacatatgcaatgttaagcttaagcattttcaaaatacatattaatcatacctaatatgtattttgatatgtgttcaTTTAATATCCTTATAAATAAGAATTCGAATTAAAGATAAGTTTGAGATTTTAATGCAATTACATAATTTATTgtgagattttagttacaaaatacatatgcaatgttgattttttttcttaaaaatacatatggattatttatcctaaaaatacatatgcagtgttaagtttaagcattttcaaaataaatattgatcatatctaatatgtattttgatatgtgttcatttaatatcattataaatgaGAATTCAAATTAAAGAGAAGTTTGAGGTTTTAATGCAGTCATATAATTTGTTgtgagattttagttacaaaatgaatatacaatgttgttgttgttgttttcttaaaaatacatatgaattatacatcaaatgtatttttagcatataaatacatatgcagtgctAACATATATTTACAGAATATGTCATATGTATTTAAATCATTGAACAATTAGGAACCAAAGAAGTGTTTGGTTAATCACAGTTACCAACTTTAACCTAAAATATACATAcaatgttaaaaatacatatgaactgtAGCTTCAAAGTACATATGCAATGTTCAGATTTTGcaacatatacatatgcagtattcagATATTACTGTGTTCAATTGTCAAATGATGCATAAATgcattaactaaaaaaaaatagttcatgattataaaaattgaaaatataattttaagcAATAATACGAAAGAAAAAATGTATTATTTgcgatatttcctacaagaacaCCTATTGTGACCTTTAACCCCACAACCACcgcatgagttgatgttcttccTTCCACGATCCTTTTTTGTAGGTCTTCCTAGAGGCCTTTTGAATTTTGGAGGCAGTACTATTTCACCAAGTACGCTCTCTGAAATTATCTAGTCATCTTTGTGTGGCATCGGGTAGATGGGAACATCTTATGTCTTCAAAACAGTTTTTGGTTTAAGCAAATCACAACAGTAAGAccccttctcaaaattctttctctctaacaccgcacaagcatgtacacatggtatctcatctagtTGAAATGCATTACATGGGCATTTTTTTTCCTTGAGGCAAACAAtgaagtgcttttgtttgtcgtgtaccatatacacatattctatggctggtacaacctgatataaaaataaaaagttaaattcaATGCTATAAAAAGATGAATTTCATATTCTATGATATGTTTTAAGCACACCAGCATTTTGcaggaaaaatacatatgcaataaaaatacatatgcaaagtACATCATTTTTTCTGAGCAtccaaatacatatgcagtgttaataatttttaatacaaaaaatatatatgcagaatacatattatgtttttatatgttcatattgtttatgttgtatatcttttcattaatttaCAATTGAATGGAAggtattttcttatttatgttttcataattataaatttcacaaatctaaaaggtcaaatcatcaTACGAGTACACAAAGTCTCGTTCTCATtgagtatgtcattaaacttTTCAATGAGTGTTGTGAAGGTATATGAAGTTTGTTGTCTATTTTTGCATTTTCATTTTGCAAACAGTAAATGAACttcctcaagaaagtcataaattgacAGTTCTCTAACTGATACAAGTACTCTATTTATTGACTCCgcaatgtttgaagtcaaagtTCATCCTTGGTGAACTGTTGCATAGGACCTAGTCCACTTTTCATAACCTGCTAATTccaaatatttcttcaccttaATATCAACTGCCTCATCTTTTTTCATTAACATGTGGAATTCtaactttgaattttatttggccattgtataaaagatctccgacaatgcatcgtgtgactttctgtaaagtttttcacatttttttacaAATGCCACATACATGTGTAATGTGAAACATCTTTGTACACATCACCAACAGCCTTTATGATCTTGGATTCCGATCAGACACAACACACATGTTTTGTCTTTCCCCATACGCTTTCTTTAGATTCTCAAAGAACCacgtccaagatgcatcattttcagaatcaatcaCACCATATGCCAAAGGGATTATATggcatgtatatataaaataattttgcacagtcaaatataaatacatatagaaactgcatatgtattttttaaaaatacaggTAAATAAAActgtttatttaattaaagaaatGGTATCAATTACATGTAATAAAATGTAGACTAACATCACTatgaaaaataatcaattttacatgtttcattcatgaaactttgaaaatatatgtaattttatacagatatgtatatatctagtggagatatgtatttttaagtgatactcataaatacaaaaaaatataaccaGTTATACAACGTAATTATTATAAAATGATACTGACTTTCTCCATCCATTGTACATGCagttacaaatgccccagtatacattcctctcagatgactaatatcaacaactaCGACTGATCTACAATGATCGAATCCCTTAATGAATGCATGTAGagcgataaatacatacaagaactcATTCTCAGctgtcttcttcattcttatatgtgactcCGGATAGGCAATATTCAGTACATATAAGTATGATGGCAGTTTACCGTAAGATGCTGATGGTTTATCCCTCAACTCTTCTAATGCTCTTTCCTTGGCCCTCCAACATAATGTGTATGTCAAATTCATACCAAaatcttccttcatgtcatttcTTATTTCCATCGTACTATATTTTCGTTTGCGGTTTATGAATTTCTATTTAACCATATGTCaggcctcaaatcctattggggcggactggcacccgtaaccgaggaggcccgggagaaccagctcataaccttatacttttcatgtatacctctatgacaacccgaaattcggacagcatcatgtcacatataaaagaaaataatcacatgtataagctcgagcacacatatatatatatacaattctTGGCCGTTGGagtcatcacgtctattaacaaaataccaccttgactgtacattaggtttacaaagcctctagacaatacacagagtttaactaaggttgagatacaccccgccatataactaacttctatacaataccaaaagtgactggatatgacacgaaaagccccgaagcaaactggagctcaccaaacgcaattggatatcctggctcctacttgtgcggtgtatgagctgaggtacccgtgcctgcagcatgaaatgcaggtgccccgtgggggacgtcagtacgaaatatgcactgagtatgtaaagctatagataatcacatatgatataggagctcaataaaaatcaaaaacaagtgaataaatcgtaataggagtggaccacacttactagaacttgtgacaacctgtacattgtatttattcaatcactttactttcgttcttatcatctttgtaatcattactgtactgtattgtgaccattaggctgcctccagtacatattaactgggattgacccatgataggcttatgccccagGAATACCATCCATAAACACATAAagagggatcgacccatgataggcttatgcccctaggataccacccgataagagagaacttccatcgctcagttcaattaatctttgagattttcATTTCGGTCGCCACtgtatttttaatactttgaaacaataatacatcaataagatacatataaatagaccatcaatgtaataacaatgaagtaagaactcattggcacattaATAAAGTATTTTgtagtcatcaatgccataacaatgaagtaggaacttattggtatatcaatgaaacgttttggagtcattaatagcacatgaatCTTGTTTGAGTAATCGGATACCTTCTGANNNNNNNNNNNNNNNNNNNNNNNNNNNNNNNNNNNNNNNNNNNNNNNNNNNNNNNNNNNNNNNNNNNNNNNNNNNNNNNNNNNNNNNNNNNNNNNNNNNNTCAGTACGAAATATgcactgagtatgtaaagctatagataatcacatatgatataggagctcaataaaaatcaaaaacaagtgaataaatcgtaataggagtggaccacacttactagaacttgtgacaacctatacattgtatttattcaatcactttactttcgttcttatcatctttgtaatcattactgtactgtattgtgaccattaggctgcctccagtacatatcaactgggattgacccatgataggcttatgccccagGGATACTATCCATAAACACATAAagagggatcgacccatgataggcttatgcccctaggataccacccgataagagagaacttccattgctcagttcaattaatctttgagattttcATTTCGGTCGCCActgtatttttgatactttgaaacaataatacatcaataagatacatataaatagatcatcaatgtaataacaatgaagtaagaactcattggcacattaATAAAGTGTTTTgtagtcatcaatgccataacaatgaagtaggaacttattggtatatcaatgaaacgttttggagtcattaatagcacatgaatCTTGTTTGAGTAATCGGATACCTTCTGAAAtttattagtgcaataaacatataagatttggaaaacaagtattggaatgtcttgacatcttgtagggtggaaacaagtttaTTGGTAACGTAGGatatcatacaaaaccattatggatcacatgttactgaataactttggaaactttcttaatagaacaattgttcactttcatgccaaagatatggtatagagtatgctttacatacctgactgtcaaccttcaatactagtcccaaatagacttcccgtcttttcggattacttatctatagtgaacatatatagcaatctagtgttagcaaccaaacgtcacaattcaattatttgaattcaccaaactagtggttaagtagtaagccttaattacaccataaagggtgtcacttgaaccctcttatactccaattacattcacatgccatgcatattcatacaacatccttcaatatcaagtttggattcatttatccttccaaccaatccattaaaccaaattgagccatagacataaataatcattaattcaatagtatatcaccatatccacctcccataactcaattaccatatccaccttccataactcaattaccatatccaccttccacaattcaatataaccaaaccattccaaatagtccataaccctatttccatcaccttttaataacaaccaatacatataatcctctatcacacatatacatatggaacagaacaaaggaaaacaatattcataccttataattcacctcttgattatgcaatcctatttgcacaaataataggtactgttcgaagctctcgagatgacaaacgcagttatcggattactttggaatttctacagttgaatcaaaagtaatttaaaggtcaaatttggctagggtttgatcttcctcaatgattgatgatgaaaatgagtttttgaactcatatacatgtatatatacacatattcccgtccataatataatagggaatgaccaaaatgcctttaaaatttaaataatgtcaaatctgtcctttggtggactgttttgataagctaaagtagatcgaccataactctttcctCTGATATCgtatttgggtaaaattggtatcgttggaaggataattcaaagggcttttattttatataaagtaggccacccagttcgtcctgtacaaagagttatgatcgtttgaagttgaccctaaaaatctgttttgatatgctgaagtaaaacgagtataactctttactcagacattggatttggatgaaaccgattgcattggaaagaagactcaaagatatttcttttcataggtcacatctctcccagttcattatattaagggagttataatcgttcgaagttgacccaaaaatttagctggcctcagtagtttgtgtgcaggatattttcctgcacatttactattcccaactatcccggccaccgttttatagttttaaacgtgctcgattatatccgaaacctatccgtttttggaaatctttatatcgttgaaaatcttattcaataaccttcgcatggaaccatcgacgggaaaatttcggtataaataaaataaaaaaattaattctatataaataagaccaatacacgtacttgaatacgccaatacatgtattTAAATACGGAGTGTTACACCATACCACCTATCAACATACTAGCAGCATGCATCTTTGGATAGATATTTTCCTTCACCGGGCAACTATGTTGAGGACTGAATTTTGTTATTCTAAACATTCTTGTTTCTCCCATGCCTGATGCACGCATTAAAAACTCACAGTTTCTTGATTTGTAAAACAATGTATAACTgcatccaacataatttaatacattcaaaatacatattcaaattAATATTAAACAAGAACAGAGTGATATAGGATGTACGTACgttttcttacttgaccttttTCTTCGCATTTGAAACTTCTCCCTAATTGAATAGTCCTTCATGactgactttaaaaaaaaatttgtcaaGTAAACCTGGTCTTCCTCAACATGCTTGTGATGTGGGTCTGAGATAATCGCCTCAACAGTATCCATTTCAAATACATCTAATGCTTGTATATCTTCAGAAACCTCCAAAGCTCCTTCGTTTGTTGTATTTATCACTATTTGCAAGTTTTCACAGTTGGTTATTCTTTCAACAACACGTATAGATGAACTTGCCACATTGCTCCttacaactttctccaaaatgcttacatataaaggaagacaattcatgtcttgtatatactttttctgaaaaaataaacacctttaaacccatatcattatgtatttctaTTTCCTTACATTAACAGTGATTTGATATTTCGCTAGAATACGTTTGCTGGTTAAATCCACACTTAAGTGAGATGGCAAAACATCGTGCAACTCAACGAATGTTGCTGATGTGCTCAATAGTATAGCATCAATGACTATTCTTCAAAAATTTTTGCGTACGTCCATCGATCAGAGTGCTTCACAAGGACtggtatgcttcccatttctactttatttaaccaaaaaataaacaaatatacatatttgttaaaatgtaaCTTGTTAAAACACACACTTTTCAGCTTTAAGTGCAATCAAAGTTACACAGCCAACATCTCCATTCAAAATATACATTTAAACAAAATttgtttaaagtaaaatacaaacacaacaaaagtTTTCAACCAAATACAGAGGCTACTGAATCGAACGAAAGtaaaacatgtataaaatatattttcacatatacagttatactctcaaattctgacaagcaaaataaaaatacatatgcagtgttaacattaagtatatcaaaaatacatatgcagtgttaacattaaatataacaaaaatacatttgaaacatacctaatttgtattttgatatgtgtcaATAGAATTTCA
The Capsicum annuum cultivar UCD-10X-F1 chromosome 6, UCD10Xv1.1, whole genome shotgun sequence DNA segment above includes these coding regions:
- the LOC107854368 gene encoding uncharacterized protein LOC107854368, producing the protein MVDIAAPNLKGLYIRSDSWDLNLLININACVALKRLKLSSLVVTDQWLENLLPNLLNLEIFDLYLCSSLRTVKISSNRLKYLILVSCNNLIEVDLDTPNFLGFSSDVRYGNDIVNPLPAFHLKASPLLEVKLKLIPETPDTNWYSELTKSLRNFNHSKAICLCCDDYKR